One Phycisphaera mikurensis NBRC 102666 DNA window includes the following coding sequences:
- a CDS encoding 3-dehydroquinate synthase yields MPQDLDPANASARFDVDFSVPFRHRLRFTADALGDDEQALLGVFEPAEGRVRVMPVIDGGVADGEPDLVDRVTDLFDRHPDRLEQVGGIVRVDGGEGVKNDPAVVENLLSRLNKLDVDRRNYVLVIGGGAVLDAVGYAAAVAHRGVRLVRMPTTTLAQDDSGIGVKNAVNLFSKKNWKGTFAVPWAVINDAKLLESLPDGAFRAGFSEAVKVFLLKDADAFGRLCRDAKRIAQRDMRAALPVIKESALWHLRHITEGGDPFEALEARPLDFGHWSAHKLEAMTDFSLSHGDAVAIGLAIDCLYSRRVLGLPPRDCERILGCLDDLRLLASHPALARTEELMDGLEEFRQHLGGRLTITLIREPGDPVDVHEIDDEAMLASIRELQERVGVEAAATR; encoded by the coding sequence ATGCCTCAGGATCTCGACCCCGCCAACGCGTCCGCCCGCTTCGACGTGGACTTCTCCGTCCCGTTCCGTCACCGGCTCCGCTTCACCGCCGACGCGCTGGGCGACGACGAACAAGCCCTGCTGGGCGTCTTCGAACCCGCCGAAGGACGCGTCCGCGTGATGCCGGTCATCGACGGCGGCGTGGCCGATGGCGAGCCCGACCTGGTGGACCGCGTGACCGACCTGTTCGACCGGCACCCCGACCGCCTCGAGCAGGTCGGCGGCATCGTCCGCGTCGACGGCGGCGAGGGCGTCAAGAACGACCCCGCGGTGGTGGAGAACCTGCTCTCGCGGCTCAACAAGCTCGACGTCGACCGCCGCAACTACGTGCTGGTCATCGGCGGCGGAGCGGTGCTCGACGCGGTCGGCTACGCCGCCGCCGTGGCGCACCGCGGCGTCCGCCTCGTGCGGATGCCCACCACCACCCTCGCGCAGGACGACAGCGGCATCGGCGTCAAGAACGCGGTGAACCTCTTCTCCAAGAAGAACTGGAAGGGCACCTTCGCCGTGCCGTGGGCGGTGATCAATGATGCCAAGCTGCTGGAGTCGTTGCCCGACGGGGCCTTCCGGGCCGGCTTCTCCGAGGCGGTGAAGGTCTTCCTCCTCAAGGACGCCGACGCCTTCGGGCGCCTGTGCCGGGACGCGAAGCGGATCGCCCAGCGCGACATGCGGGCGGCCCTGCCGGTCATCAAGGAGAGCGCCCTGTGGCACCTCCGCCACATCACCGAGGGCGGCGACCCCTTCGAGGCGCTGGAGGCGCGCCCGCTGGACTTCGGCCACTGGTCGGCGCACAAGCTCGAGGCGATGACCGACTTCTCGCTGAGCCACGGCGACGCCGTGGCGATCGGCCTCGCGATCGACTGCCTCTACAGCCGCCGCGTCCTCGGACTCCCGCCCCGGGACTGCGAGCGGATCCTCGGCTGCCTCGACGACCTCCGGCTGCTCGCCTCGCACCCCGCGCTCGCCCGCACCGAGGAGCTCATGGACGGGCTGGAGGAGTTCCGCCAGCACCTCGGCGGCCGCCTCACGATCACGCTGATCCGCGAGCCGGGCGATCCGGTGGACGTGCACGAGATCGACGACGAGGCCATGCTCGCGAGCATCCGCGAGCTGCAGGAGCGGGTCGGGGTGGAAGCGGCGGCCACGCGGTGA
- the modA gene encoding molybdate ABC transporter substrate-binding protein — protein sequence MRARTPSKPPDAAVRAGRLLSLLVALAAGAAAGCGEAGPPPLRVGVASSLGGVVDTLIGGDERVEVVAASSGRLAAQTRAGAGFDVLVLAGTERMERLAEEGRVLPATVREVADNRLVLAARRADPTRPGAHRVLAVAEPATVPLGRYTRQAIASGRLRTPLPPAVVYGASAAQVAAFLRAGEVDLAFLYASDAGPGSGLLVVEEVAGDAHEAIAYPGAVVAGAADPARAAALLGSLTDGRGRAAFRAAGFSDPPGG from the coding sequence GTGCGTGCCCGGACCCCCAGCAAGCCCCCGGACGCGGCGGTGCGAGCCGGACGCCTGCTGAGCCTGCTCGTCGCGCTCGCCGCCGGGGCGGCGGCGGGGTGCGGGGAAGCCGGCCCGCCGCCGCTGCGGGTGGGCGTGGCCAGCAGCCTCGGGGGCGTGGTGGACACGCTGATCGGGGGCGACGAGCGGGTGGAGGTGGTCGCCGCCTCGTCCGGGCGCCTGGCGGCGCAGACGCGGGCGGGCGCCGGCTTCGACGTGCTGGTCCTCGCCGGCACCGAGCGGATGGAGCGGCTCGCGGAGGAAGGCCGGGTCCTGCCGGCGACCGTGCGAGAGGTTGCGGACAACCGGCTCGTGCTGGCGGCCCGCCGGGCGGATCCGACGCGGCCCGGGGCGCACCGGGTCCTGGCGGTCGCCGAGCCTGCAACGGTCCCGCTGGGCCGCTACACGCGGCAGGCGATCGCCAGCGGGCGGCTCCGCACGCCGCTGCCGCCGGCCGTGGTCTACGGAGCCTCCGCCGCACAGGTCGCGGCCTTCCTGCGGGCGGGCGAGGTGGATCTGGCCTTCCTCTACGCCTCGGACGCCGGCCCCGGGAGCGGCTTGCTCGTGGTGGAGGAGGTCGCCGGGGACGCGCACGAGGCGATCGCGTACCCGGGAGCGGTGGTGGCGGGCGCGGCCGATCCCGCACGCGCGGCGGCTCTGCTCGGGTCGTTGACGGACGGCCGCGGCCGCGCCGCCTTCCGCGCCGCGGGCTTCAGCGACCCGCCCGGCGGGTAG
- a CDS encoding molybdate ABC transporter permease subunit, with the protein MLLPSLRLSLEVALLATLLAAALAVPLAWAARAGRRRRRATRIVEAAVLLPLVLPPTVVGYAGVRILGRDGPAGWLGVPLVFTLPAAVLAAALVALPLVYLPTRAAFDALEPDLLDAGRQLGAGRYALLRHVAFPLARAGLAAGLVLGFARALGEFGATVMVFGWQPGRTTLPIAIYAAFERGDLRAAAAPAACLALLALGAVLLERALRRR; encoded by the coding sequence GTGCTGCTGCCCTCGCTGCGACTGTCGCTGGAGGTCGCCCTGCTGGCCACGCTGCTCGCGGCCGCGCTGGCGGTGCCGCTGGCTTGGGCGGCCCGCGCCGGGCGGCGGCGGCGGCGGGCCACGCGGATCGTCGAGGCCGCGGTCCTGCTCCCGCTGGTGCTCCCGCCGACCGTCGTCGGCTACGCCGGCGTGCGGATCCTCGGCCGCGACGGCCCGGCGGGCTGGCTCGGCGTGCCGCTGGTGTTTACGCTGCCGGCCGCCGTGCTCGCGGCCGCGCTCGTCGCGCTCCCGCTGGTCTACCTGCCGACGCGGGCGGCCTTCGACGCCCTCGAGCCGGACCTGCTCGACGCGGGCCGCCAGCTCGGGGCCGGCCGCTACGCCCTGCTCCGGCACGTCGCCTTCCCGCTGGCCCGCGCCGGGCTCGCGGCGGGGCTGGTGCTCGGCTTCGCGCGGGCCCTGGGCGAGTTCGGGGCGACGGTCATGGTCTTCGGCTGGCAGCCCGGGCGGACGACGCTGCCCATCGCGATCTACGCCGCCTTCGAGCGCGGCGACCTGCGGGCCGCCGCGGCGCCCGCCGCCTGCCTCGCGCTGCTCGCGCTGGGCGCCGTGCTGCTGGAGCGGGCGCTGCGGCGGCGGTAG
- the xseA gene encoding exodeoxyribonuclease VII large subunit, with amino-acid sequence MPALFGDDASEPAGASRSPGVAADAPWPVSRLAAGIQAALQEGLPRKLRVVGEISNLSARNHWFFSLKDGDASIRAVMFASAARRVAFEARDGLSVIATGRVDYYAAQGSVQLYVDALQAVGEGELEAAFRRLALELREEGLFAAERKKPLPAYPRSVAVVTSRSAAALQDVRDTARRRWPGCRLVLVDVRVQGPSAAPQVAAALARLSAEGAALGIDAVLLTRGGGSIEDLWAFNEPDVVRAVAACSLPTVAAIGHETDTTLAELAADARCATPTQAAMTLVPDERRLREQAVQLERRLTLAAGRRVEAARARVEAAARHRLFTEPARLVADARDRVAAAERRLHAAVPRRLAAARDRLLAAERTLAAVGPQRVLARGYTYTTDGSGRPLKTAEAAAGSAKLVTRFADGEVRSVPERRARPRPPRRRGPDPDTGGLFCS; translated from the coding sequence ATGCCCGCGCTCTTCGGCGATGACGCTTCCGAGCCCGCCGGCGCGAGCCGATCGCCGGGCGTGGCGGCCGACGCGCCCTGGCCGGTGTCCCGCCTCGCCGCCGGGATCCAGGCGGCGCTGCAGGAGGGCTTGCCGCGGAAGCTCCGGGTGGTGGGGGAGATCTCGAACCTCTCGGCCCGGAACCACTGGTTCTTCAGCCTCAAGGACGGCGACGCCAGCATCCGGGCCGTCATGTTCGCCTCGGCCGCCCGCCGGGTCGCCTTCGAGGCACGCGACGGTCTCTCGGTGATCGCCACCGGCCGCGTCGACTATTACGCCGCGCAGGGCAGCGTGCAGCTGTACGTCGACGCGCTGCAGGCGGTGGGCGAGGGCGAGCTGGAGGCGGCGTTCCGGCGGCTCGCGCTGGAGCTGCGCGAGGAGGGTCTCTTCGCCGCGGAGCGGAAGAAGCCGCTGCCCGCCTACCCGCGGTCGGTCGCGGTGGTCACCTCCCGCAGCGCGGCGGCGCTGCAGGACGTCCGCGACACGGCCCGGCGCCGCTGGCCCGGCTGCCGGCTCGTGCTGGTGGACGTGCGGGTGCAGGGGCCCTCGGCCGCGCCGCAGGTCGCGGCCGCGCTGGCCCGTCTCTCCGCAGAGGGAGCCGCACTCGGCATCGACGCCGTGCTGCTCACCCGCGGCGGCGGGAGCATCGAGGACCTCTGGGCCTTCAACGAGCCGGACGTCGTCCGGGCGGTCGCCGCCTGCTCGCTGCCCACGGTCGCCGCCATCGGCCACGAGACCGACACGACGCTCGCCGAGCTCGCCGCCGACGCGCGGTGCGCGACCCCAACCCAGGCGGCGATGACGCTGGTGCCCGACGAGCGCCGGCTCCGCGAGCAGGCCGTGCAGCTGGAGCGGCGCCTCACGCTCGCCGCCGGGCGTCGGGTGGAGGCCGCCCGCGCCCGGGTGGAGGCCGCGGCCCGGCACCGGCTCTTCACCGAGCCCGCCCGGCTCGTCGCCGACGCCCGCGACCGCGTCGCCGCCGCCGAGCGCCGGCTGCACGCCGCCGTGCCGCGGCGCCTCGCCGCCGCCCGCGACCGGCTCCTCGCCGCCGAGCGGACGCTCGCCGCCGTCGGGCCGCAGCGCGTGCTCGCCCGCGGCTACACCTACACCACCGACGGATCCGGCCGGCCGCTCAAGACCGCCGAGGCCGCCGCGGGCAGCGCCAAGCTCGTGACGCGCTTCGCCGACGGCGAGGTCCGCAGCGTGCCGGAGCGGCGGGCCCGGCCGCGGCCGCCGCGCAGGCGTGGGCCGGACCCGGACACCGGCGGCCTCTTCTGCTCCTAA
- a CDS encoding DUF547 domain-containing protein, with the protein MKFFLASRDRSRTSVPSRSLRRPGDLRKAIFGLLLLAVMVAVHARGETRVSPTAGFDWLLGHFVDAEGLVDYRGLASNPKTHALLDLDAAGVASDASDDARLAHLINVYNASVLRLLVENGAGTRGGVTSILDVEDGAVFDTPRVKHDGRTISLNQLEKEHIKPLAGDARYHFAVNCGAWSCPPLRGEAYTAEAVQRQMNEQRAASLTVEEPRFLVWNGGGAVAVTKLMDWYDDEFGDPAAYLDEHADLPGAVKAVSFLEYDWSLNAQ; encoded by the coding sequence ATGAAGTTCTTCCTCGCCTCCCGAGATCGCTCCCGCACCTCCGTCCCGTCGCGCAGCCTCCGCCGGCCCGGCGACCTGAGGAAGGCGATCTTCGGGCTGCTGCTGCTGGCGGTGATGGTCGCGGTGCATGCGCGGGGGGAGACCCGGGTCTCGCCCACGGCCGGATTCGATTGGTTGCTCGGGCACTTCGTCGACGCCGAGGGGCTCGTCGACTACCGCGGCCTCGCGTCGAACCCGAAGACGCACGCGCTGCTGGATCTCGACGCGGCGGGCGTCGCTTCGGACGCCTCCGACGACGCCCGGCTGGCGCACCTGATCAACGTGTACAACGCGAGCGTGCTGCGGTTGCTCGTGGAGAACGGCGCCGGCACCCGCGGCGGCGTGACGAGCATCCTCGACGTCGAGGACGGGGCCGTTTTCGATACGCCGCGGGTGAAGCACGATGGCCGCACGATCTCGCTGAACCAGCTGGAGAAGGAGCACATCAAGCCGCTCGCGGGCGACGCCCGCTACCACTTCGCGGTCAACTGCGGGGCGTGGTCCTGCCCGCCGCTGCGTGGCGAGGCGTACACGGCCGAGGCGGTGCAGCGGCAGATGAACGAGCAGCGGGCGGCTTCGTTGACGGTGGAGGAGCCGCGCTTCTTGGTGTGGAACGGCGGCGGCGCGGTCGCGGTCACGAAGCTGATGGACTGGTACGACGACGAGTTCGGCGACCCCGCGGCCTACCTCGACGAGCACGCGGACCTGCCCGGCGCGGTGAAGGCGGTGTCGTTCCTGGAGTACGACTGGAGCCTGAACGCGCAGTGA
- a CDS encoding excinuclease ABC subunit UvrB, with the protein MPTDSETDEEEAIDDSGFFKGRDGGGVTPSAAHRDRPFRLDSAFKPMGDQPTAIASLVERISSGERFSTLLGATGTGKTFTMAHTIEKLQRPTLIISHNKTLAAQLYEEMKELFPDNAVSYFVSYYDYYQPEAYIPQRDIYIEKDSSRNDDLDRLRLAATSALVSRRDVIVVASVSCIFGLGSPDEYKKHVVALNVGQSIKRRDLLRSFADMQYSRSEYDLKRASFRVRGDVIEIVPAGEEYAVRIEMFGDEIESLNLVNPLTGELLADERAVFIYPAVNYVLPEDEQSRAISAIKEELDERVAELRSEGKLLEAQRLLARTKYDLEQLEELGFCNGIENYSRHLDGRPAGSMPYTLLDYFPDSTRGMYTGGFEERGPDGEKPEGRNPSMADRVHERPDGTVWTGPAGEASAGDWLMIIDESHVTLPQLHAMYHGDRHRKETLVEHGFRLPSAMDNRPLTYDEIEKKWPQVVFVSATPGAYELEKSGGEVAEQVIRPTGLLDPVIEVHPAEGQVPDLLERARKRVAAGERILVTTLTKRLAEDLASYLAKNDIKCRYLHSDIETLDRVVLLRELREGDFDVLVGVNLLREGLDLPEVSLVCIMDADKEGFLRSGRSLIQQIGRAARNQNAYVVMYADEVTPSMAEAMEETERRREKQLAYNAEHGITPRTIKKAIRRGIENELRARKTAREAATPEGKEYDREELLGELQKAMMEAAQNLDFEKAAALRDKIKEVKEAPNLGKITLTRGEAAAVKPGTPGTKVKKKKKKNAKKREG; encoded by the coding sequence ATGCCCACCGACTCCGAGACCGACGAGGAGGAAGCCATCGACGACTCCGGCTTCTTCAAAGGCCGCGACGGCGGCGGAGTCACCCCCTCCGCCGCCCACCGCGACCGGCCCTTCCGGCTCGACAGCGCGTTCAAGCCCATGGGCGACCAGCCCACGGCGATCGCGTCGCTGGTCGAGCGGATCTCTTCGGGCGAGCGCTTCTCCACGCTGCTGGGCGCCACCGGCACCGGCAAGACCTTCACGATGGCCCACACCATCGAGAAGCTCCAGCGCCCCACGCTGATCATCAGCCACAACAAGACCCTCGCCGCCCAGCTCTACGAGGAGATGAAGGAGCTGTTCCCCGACAACGCGGTCAGCTACTTCGTCAGCTACTACGACTACTACCAGCCCGAGGCGTACATCCCCCAGCGGGACATCTACATCGAGAAGGACTCGTCCCGCAACGACGACCTGGACCGCCTCCGCCTGGCGGCCACCTCGGCGCTGGTCTCCCGCCGCGACGTGATCGTCGTCGCCAGCGTCTCGTGCATCTTCGGCCTCGGCTCGCCGGACGAGTACAAGAAGCACGTCGTCGCGCTCAACGTCGGGCAGTCGATCAAGCGGCGCGACCTCCTGCGGTCCTTCGCCGACATGCAGTACAGCCGCAGCGAGTACGACCTCAAGCGGGCGAGCTTCCGCGTGCGCGGCGACGTGATCGAGATCGTCCCCGCCGGCGAGGAGTACGCCGTGCGGATCGAGATGTTCGGCGACGAGATCGAGAGCCTGAACCTCGTGAACCCGCTCACCGGCGAGCTGCTCGCCGACGAGCGGGCGGTCTTCATCTACCCCGCGGTGAACTACGTGCTGCCCGAGGACGAGCAGAGCCGGGCGATCTCGGCGATCAAGGAGGAACTCGACGAACGCGTCGCCGAGCTGCGCAGCGAGGGCAAGCTGCTGGAGGCCCAGCGCCTGCTCGCCCGCACCAAGTACGACCTCGAGCAGCTCGAGGAGCTGGGCTTCTGCAACGGCATCGAGAACTACAGCCGCCACCTCGACGGCCGCCCCGCCGGCAGCATGCCGTACACGCTGCTGGACTACTTCCCCGACTCCACGCGCGGCATGTACACCGGCGGCTTCGAGGAGCGTGGCCCCGACGGCGAAAAACCGGAAGGCCGCAACCCGAGCATGGCCGATCGCGTGCACGAGCGGCCCGACGGCACCGTGTGGACCGGCCCCGCCGGCGAGGCCTCCGCGGGCGACTGGCTGATGATCATCGACGAGAGCCACGTCACCCTGCCGCAGCTGCACGCGATGTACCACGGCGACCGGCACCGCAAGGAGACCCTCGTCGAGCACGGCTTCCGCCTGCCCTCGGCGATGGACAACCGGCCGCTGACCTACGACGAGATCGAGAAGAAGTGGCCGCAGGTCGTCTTCGTCTCCGCCACCCCCGGTGCGTACGAGCTGGAGAAGTCCGGCGGCGAGGTCGCCGAGCAGGTCATCCGCCCGACCGGCCTGCTGGACCCGGTCATCGAGGTGCACCCCGCCGAGGGCCAGGTGCCCGACCTGCTCGAACGGGCCCGCAAGCGGGTCGCCGCCGGCGAGCGGATCCTGGTCACCACGCTCACGAAGCGGCTGGCGGAGGACCTCGCCAGCTACCTCGCGAAGAACGACATCAAGTGCCGCTACCTGCACAGCGACATCGAGACGCTCGACCGCGTCGTGCTGCTCCGCGAGCTGCGCGAGGGCGACTTCGACGTGCTCGTCGGCGTGAACCTGCTGCGCGAGGGGCTGGACCTCCCCGAGGTGTCTCTCGTGTGCATCATGGACGCCGACAAGGAGGGCTTCCTCCGCTCGGGCCGCTCGCTCATCCAGCAGATCGGCCGGGCGGCCCGCAACCAGAACGCGTACGTGGTGATGTACGCCGACGAGGTCACGCCGAGCATGGCCGAGGCGATGGAGGAGACCGAGCGGCGCCGCGAGAAGCAGCTGGCGTACAACGCCGAGCACGGCATCACGCCCAGAACGATCAAGAAGGCGATCCGCCGCGGCATCGAGAACGAGCTGCGCGCCCGCAAGACCGCCCGCGAGGCCGCCACCCCCGAGGGCAAGGAATACGACCGCGAGGAGCTGCTCGGCGAGCTCCAGAAGGCGATGATGGAGGCCGCCCAGAACCTCGACTTCGAGAAGGCCGCCGCCCTCCGCGACAAGATCAAGGAGGTGAAGGAGGCCCCGAACCTCGGCAAGATCACGCTGACCAGGGGCGAAGCCGCCGCCGTGAAGCCCGGCACGCCGGGGACGAAGGTGAAGAAGAAAAAGAAGAAGAACGCGAAGAAGCGGGAGGGCTGA
- a CDS encoding glycoside hydrolase family 2 TIM barrel-domain containing protein — protein MPRTTETLSDWAFAPTDDAAAVEPGFDAASFAPVRVPHDWSVEHGFDERLEGCTGYLPGGFGTYRRAFPTPEVPAGGRVRLTFDGVYNRSEVWLNGRRIHQHPYGYSPFTLDLTDQLAPADQENLIAVRVDRTRYADSRWYTGSGIYRAVTLEVVEALHVAHDGVFVTTPEVSDGHASATVRTEVVHAGAGEVGFVLHQRVLGPDGAEAASTRAGFNSADAGVRAVEQTLEIADPQRWSPDAPTLYTLQTRVERAGEVVDEVETRIGFRTLEHDAARGFFLNGRPTPIRGVCLHHDGGCVGAAVPDAVWERRLRTLKDGGCNAIRTAHNPPSAAFLDLCDRIGFLVQDEFFDEWEFPKDKRKNCREQSVDAITRGYCEHFPTHAEADLKAVMRRDRNHPCVFQWSIGNEIEWTYPAYVEATGFFNMDWQGNYFWSLPPNDRATIRATIEAAGPDPCGETAQRLAGWTRELDTTRPVFANCILPSASLETAYGDALDVMGFSYRRVMYDYAGRHHPEKAVMGGENLGHAHEWQAVQERDRVAGLFLWTGIDYMGESDGQWPRKSTDSGLLDAAGFVKPAWHLMRTLWRPEVPHTHITTQTLDDSLYRVDADGRVLEREPGQWERRLWGWHGVEEHWNWRKGEIVIVEVASTAGELDLVLNGRSLGARRREDFPDRLFKWAVPWEAGELRAVGGGADVGIRTAGPPATLKLSRGPSAMAVAVRSPDAHHVEARLHDADGRRVRHAEAELTFRPDGPGKVLGVDNGSPRSVQPYASDRLTTSQGRALAIVGEAGGGRPLRVTVTGPGLAAATLELDAGA, from the coding sequence ATGCCGCGCACCACCGAGACCCTCTCCGACTGGGCCTTCGCCCCCACCGACGACGCCGCCGCGGTGGAGCCGGGTTTCGACGCGGCGTCCTTCGCGCCGGTTCGGGTGCCGCACGACTGGTCGGTGGAGCACGGCTTCGACGAGCGTCTCGAGGGCTGCACGGGCTACCTGCCCGGCGGCTTCGGCACCTACCGCCGAGCGTTTCCGACGCCGGAGGTGCCGGCGGGCGGCCGCGTGCGGCTGACCTTCGACGGCGTCTACAACCGCAGCGAGGTCTGGCTGAACGGGCGGCGGATCCACCAACACCCCTACGGCTACAGCCCCTTCACGCTGGATCTCACCGACCAGCTGGCACCCGCGGACCAAGAGAATCTGATCGCCGTGCGGGTGGACCGAACGCGCTACGCGGACAGCCGCTGGTACACGGGCTCGGGGATCTACCGCGCGGTGACGCTGGAGGTGGTGGAGGCGCTGCACGTGGCGCACGATGGGGTCTTCGTCACCACGCCGGAGGTCTCCGACGGCCACGCCTCGGCGACCGTCCGCACCGAGGTCGTCCACGCCGGGGCGGGGGAGGTCGGCTTCGTGCTGCACCAGCGGGTGCTCGGGCCGGACGGGGCGGAGGCGGCGAGCACGCGGGCGGGCTTCAACTCGGCCGACGCGGGCGTGCGGGCGGTGGAGCAGACGCTGGAGATCGCGGACCCGCAGCGCTGGTCGCCGGACGCGCCGACGCTCTACACGCTCCAGACGCGGGTCGAGCGGGCGGGCGAGGTCGTCGACGAGGTGGAGACGCGGATCGGCTTCCGCACGCTGGAGCACGACGCGGCGCGGGGGTTCTTCCTCAACGGGCGGCCGACGCCGATCCGCGGCGTGTGCCTGCACCACGACGGCGGGTGCGTCGGGGCGGCGGTGCCCGACGCGGTCTGGGAGCGGCGGCTGCGCACGCTCAAGGACGGCGGCTGCAACGCCATCCGCACCGCCCACAACCCGCCTTCCGCGGCCTTCCTCGACCTGTGCGACCGCATCGGCTTCCTCGTCCAGGACGAGTTCTTCGACGAGTGGGAGTTCCCCAAGGACAAGCGGAAGAACTGCCGCGAGCAGTCGGTCGACGCGATCACCCGCGGCTACTGCGAGCACTTCCCGACCCACGCCGAGGCCGACCTGAAGGCGGTGATGCGGCGCGACCGCAACCACCCCTGCGTGTTCCAGTGGAGCATCGGCAACGAGATCGAGTGGACCTACCCGGCCTACGTGGAGGCGACGGGCTTCTTCAACATGGACTGGCAGGGCAACTACTTCTGGAGCCTGCCCCCCAACGACCGGGCGACGATCCGGGCCACGATCGAGGCGGCGGGCCCGGACCCCTGCGGCGAGACGGCGCAGCGGCTGGCCGGCTGGACGCGCGAGCTGGACACGACGCGGCCGGTCTTCGCGAACTGCATCCTGCCCTCGGCGAGCCTGGAGACGGCCTACGGGGACGCGCTCGACGTGATGGGGTTCAGCTACCGCCGGGTGATGTACGACTACGCGGGCAGGCACCACCCCGAGAAAGCGGTGATGGGCGGAGAAAACCTCGGCCACGCGCACGAGTGGCAGGCCGTGCAGGAGCGGGACCGCGTCGCGGGGCTCTTCCTGTGGACCGGCATCGACTACATGGGCGAGAGCGACGGCCAGTGGCCGCGGAAGAGCACCGACAGCGGCCTGCTCGACGCCGCCGGCTTCGTCAAGCCCGCGTGGCACCTGATGCGCACCCTGTGGCGGCCGGAGGTCCCGCACACGCACATCACCACGCAGACGCTGGACGACTCGCTCTACCGGGTGGACGCCGACGGCCGCGTGCTCGAACGGGAGCCGGGGCAGTGGGAGCGGCGGCTGTGGGGCTGGCACGGCGTGGAGGAGCACTGGAACTGGCGGAAGGGCGAGATCGTGATCGTCGAGGTGGCGAGCACGGCGGGCGAGCTCGACCTCGTGCTCAACGGCCGCAGCCTCGGCGCACGCCGGCGCGAAGACTTCCCCGATCGGCTCTTCAAGTGGGCGGTGCCCTGGGAGGCCGGCGAGCTGCGGGCGGTGGGCGGCGGGGCGGACGTGGGGATCCGCACCGCCGGCCCCCCCGCCACGCTGAAGCTCAGCCGCGGGCCGTCGGCGATGGCGGTGGCGGTGCGGTCACCCGACGCCCACCATGTGGAGGCCCGGCTGCACGACGCCGACGGCCGCCGCGTGCGGCACGCGGAGGCGGAGCTGACCTTCCGGCCCGACGGGCCGGGGAAGGTGCTGGGCGTGGACAACGGCTCGCCGCGGAGCGTGCAGCCGTACGCGAGCGACCGGCTGACGACCTCGCAGGGGCGGGCGCTGGCCATCGTCGGGGAGGCCGGCGGAGGCCGGCCGCTGCGGGTGACGGTGACCGGGCCGGGGCTGGCGGCGGCGACGCTGGAGCTCGACGCCGGCGCCTGA